In Parcubacteria group bacterium CG10_big_fil_rev_8_21_14_0_10_36_14, the following are encoded in one genomic region:
- the hypC gene encoding HypC/HybG/HupF family hydrogenase formation chaperone, giving the protein MCLTIPAQIIQLTGNYAKVKDKNFNIKISLIPDICIGDWVLLHADLAIKKITKEEAEEINNLYAQYEK; this is encoded by the coding sequence ATGTGTTTAACAATACCCGCGCAGATTATACAATTAACAGGCAATTACGCAAAAGTTAAAGATAAAAATTTTAATATTAAAATTTCTTTAATTCCCGATATATGTATCGGTGATTGGGTTCTGCTTCATGCCGATCTTGCAATAAAAAAAATAACCAAAGAAGAAGCAGAAGAAATAAATAATTTATATGCTCAATATGAAAAATAA